One region of Bacteriovorax sp. Seq25_V genomic DNA includes:
- a CDS encoding lytic transglycosylase domain-containing protein — protein sequence MLRKCSKFVAAALIFSSCSMLNTNESANTEVSNAAPADSSTTETTPPASSSQIIGSSLIDEPYHYDGKTYFLYGAEHLKLENYYFDIPVVYNDAVKKWISYFLNRGRGFFERYSARAGRYAPLMSRILAENGLPKDLIFLAMAESGFQSKAKSWAKAVGPWQFMPYTGKRYGLKIDWYTDERRDPIKSSQAAAMYLKKLYGDFESWELAAAAYNAGEGKMGRAIKRYGTENFWKLRNGRYLKPETKNYVPKIMALAIIGKNLKAFGFDDIEFHEPLDYEEIVVDGGTDLFKVAELLEVEFDELHYLNPELLRWFTPPTQEKYSLRIPVGLKAKWDSCCQYANYFASDFQKYRVKSSRSDLRDVARKFKIKDVEVLTWLNDGLSKNSRLKSGQEVVLPFRNGQSVRAEMYADLYDMPRKSVLRKRNYRSRIKLARARAKPISNPSRYYTVQKGDSLWTVARKNGISLDKLIVSNLDIVKNRMIRAGDKLVVD from the coding sequence ATGTTAAGAAAATGTTCTAAATTTGTAGCTGCAGCGTTGATTTTTAGTTCGTGTTCTATGTTGAACACAAATGAGTCAGCGAACACGGAAGTCTCTAATGCAGCTCCTGCTGATTCATCGACAACAGAGACGACGCCTCCTGCGTCGAGCTCTCAGATTATTGGAAGCTCTCTAATTGATGAGCCTTATCATTATGATGGGAAGACTTACTTCCTTTATGGTGCTGAGCACTTAAAGCTAGAAAACTACTATTTTGATATTCCGGTTGTTTATAACGACGCCGTAAAAAAATGGATCAGCTACTTCTTAAATAGAGGTAGAGGTTTCTTTGAAAGATACTCTGCACGTGCCGGAAGATACGCTCCACTGATGAGTAGAATTCTTGCAGAGAATGGATTACCAAAAGATCTAATCTTTCTTGCTATGGCCGAATCAGGTTTTCAATCAAAAGCGAAATCTTGGGCGAAGGCCGTTGGGCCTTGGCAGTTCATGCCATATACAGGGAAGCGTTATGGTCTAAAAATTGATTGGTATACCGACGAGAGAAGAGATCCAATCAAATCGTCACAAGCCGCTGCAATGTATTTGAAGAAGTTATATGGTGATTTTGAATCGTGGGAACTCGCTGCTGCTGCATATAATGCAGGAGAAGGAAAGATGGGGCGTGCGATAAAAAGATATGGGACAGAGAACTTCTGGAAACTAAGAAACGGAAGATACCTAAAGCCTGAAACAAAAAACTATGTTCCAAAAATTATGGCACTTGCTATTATTGGGAAAAACCTAAAAGCGTTTGGTTTTGATGATATCGAATTTCACGAGCCTCTTGATTATGAAGAGATCGTAGTTGATGGTGGTACAGATTTATTTAAAGTTGCTGAACTTCTTGAAGTTGAATTTGATGAACTTCATTATTTAAATCCAGAACTTCTAAGATGGTTTACTCCACCGACTCAAGAAAAATATTCTTTAAGAATTCCTGTAGGGTTGAAAGCTAAGTGGGATTCTTGTTGTCAGTACGCAAATTATTTTGCTTCAGATTTTCAGAAGTATCGTGTAAAGAGCTCAAGATCAGATCTTAGGGATGTCGCAAGAAAGTTCAAAATTAAGGATGTAGAAGTACTAACTTGGTTAAACGATGGCCTTTCTAAAAACTCAAGATTGAAATCTGGTCAGGAGGTTGTTCTTCCGTTTAGAAATGGTCAAAGTGTAAGAGCTGAAATGTATGCTGATCTTTACGATATGCCACGTAAGAGTGTTCTTAGAAAGCGTAACTATCGTTCAAGAATCAAGCTTGCTAGAGCTCGTGCAAAGCCAATTTCGAACCCAAGCCGCTACTATACTGTTCAAAAAGGTGATTCTCTTTGGACTGTTGCTAGAAAGAATGGAATCTCACTTGATAAGTTAATTGTTTCTAATCTTGATATTGTAAAGAATAGGATGATACGAGCTGGTGATAAGCTAGTTGTTGATTAA